In a genomic window of Scomber japonicus isolate fScoJap1 chromosome 17, fScoJap1.pri, whole genome shotgun sequence:
- the LOC128376848 gene encoding uncharacterized protein LOC128376848, translating to MIKLLSIAILAGLLFESHQQDRRVSNSVAQIDDKRVGFACNVRPLKPGWPCYYPTHIQCWTDWFDRDNPSGSGDWETLYNLRKENPGKICPKPVDIEARTLSGLTVGAAGDVNTQLDPTVGFICKNQDQPKKMCNDYRVRFSCHPPFCGGDPTVCWTKWYDRDDPSGTGDWETLSDLKVAYPGQICDYPLYIEAVTIDTLTPAMSTGEIFSVYNPTSGFVCRKKDQKSGKCRDYKVRFGCPCKY from the exons ATGATCAAATTG TTGAGCATTGCTATTCTTGCAGGATTGCTTTTTG AAAGCCACCAGCAGGACAGACGTGTGTCTAACTCAGTGGCACAAATTGATGACAAAC GAGTAGGTTTTGCATGCAACGTCCGTCCTCTGAAGCCAG GATGGCCCTGCTACTATCCCACCCACATCC AATGCTGGACAGACTGGTTTGACAGGGATAATCCTAGTGGAAGTGGAGACTGGGAGACCCTCTACAATCTTCGCAAGGAGAACCCAGGAAAGATCTGCCCTAAACCAGTGGATATTGAGGCCCGAActctttctggtctcacagtgGGTGCAGCAGGTGATGTCAACACTCA GTTAGACCCAACTGTAGGATTCATCTGCAAAAACCAGGACCAACCCAAAAAGATGTGTAATGATTACCGTGTTCGTTTCAGCTGCCACCCCCCTTTCTGTGGTGGAG ACCCTACAGTATGCTGGACCAAGTGGTATGACCGTGATGATCCCAGTGGAACAGGGGACTGGGAGACTTTGAGTGATCTGAAGGTTGCGTACCCAGGACAAATTTGCGACTACCCTCTGTACATAGAGGCTGTTACCATTGATACACTGACCCCAGCCATGTCTACAGGGGAGATCTTCTCTGT CTACAACCCAACTTCAGGATTTGTTTGCCGCAAAAAGGACCAGAAATCTGGCAAATGCCGTGACTACAAAGTTCGTTTTGGGTGCCCATGCAAATATTAA